CCTGGTgtgttttcttactttttttactGTATGAGCACTGTTTTCCAAAAATGACTTTACTCttagttatttaattttttgaccAACAGCAAAATTTCTCTGAAATAGAGCCCTGTTTCTCTCATCTGACAGTTACAAAAGTTGTCTATCAGTGAAGAAATAAGGTACCATCATTTTGCTGTAGTCCTATGAGACCAGCTCCATGTGCAGTGCAGTTATTGCAGACTGAGAATTCAGAGAAGTTTTCTTCATTCTTGAAGCATTAACTGTGATTTCTGTGCCATGAAGATTATTTGTTTCTCCCTGCTATCACCACTAGGAGGCCTGAATTGTTTACAATTATTATATCAGTCTAACAGCAATAAACAATGCTCTTTTGGTGTCTAATTTTAGGTCAAAAATAACATAATAATTACAATTACTGCCTTGATGAACCACACTGTGGTGAGTTTTGTACTCAAGTGAAAATGCAGCTACTCTGGTTCAAATTTACTTGAGTAGAGGTAAGTAGaggtactggtctataaatcaaCTCCAGAAAGTGAAAGTAAGTCTATTAAAGTTTAATCAAAGTGCTGAGTACTGAATTGCTACTTTTGATACTCAAGTGgattttacagtgaaatatcaACCCCCCAAAGTATACATAAGTAAAAgcaagtgtttcagactttgtaattttgtatctgactttgtaaatttgttctAAGTGTCTTAAAGTGTTTTGATTTGAGATTTTGTATTGGACTTTGTAAATTAGTTTCaagttttttgtaaagtgtttcAGATGTTCAGTTTTGTTTGGACGTCTtgtaaatgtttataaaaatgttaatttgtcatttgtaaaaatgttttgctgatgtaaatgtgttttatgaaatgcaaaaatgtttagGTGAAAGTATTTCAGACATTGtaattttgcattgcacttccaggccaccgtaTAAAACAACTTTTGTAGGTGTGACATTTATAAACAAACTGATAAAGAGTAACTACAAACACCATTTTTATCATACAAACAATAAAGAACCATAAACACCTTATAACCATCATATAGGTTACATCACCCACCTTTAAGACATTAACTGGAGCCCAATAGCCTGCCTGACGTGTTCCTCTTTAAGCTACAACCAGCAGATAAAGGAACATGTATTTACAGCATGTATAAGCCATCACCTGGACTGAAAACGATTTAGAAATAGACACTGTTAGCTCATGCTGGTGTCAATGTGaggtttccttttgtttttgtagcAAACCGGTGTGTTTGCTTCTCCTTTTCTCATGGAAATGAATCCTCAGACTTGAGAATTGAATTCACACATGCGCCGAGCTACATGCTGACTTTTAATCTAATCTCAAAACAGTTTGAGATTCACTGTCGATCTAATTACAGCTGCAGCCCATTATACACGTGACTTTAATATTTCTGACGTGCTTACGCTGCGACGTTACGTTTGTTTTATCAGCAATTCGCGCGAAAACGGACGAAATGAGCTGCGAAATGAGCCCTAACTTTGTAACGGTTTGCACGCTAACAGCCGTTAAAACGTCTTTGTTATTTAAACGAGAGGAGGTGAACTGTGTCCAGACCTGTTCCACTGTTTCCTACATGACATTAGACACGTTTTTACGTCGACTTTAGACGTTTTTTGCCGTCTCAATACAAATACGTCAACTGAAGATGAAGACAGGTTTGTATATTTTAAGGCTTTATGACGCCATGTATTACCTATAATAGACAAAAACTGACTCAGTTTCAAATTAATTATCAGATATAATATTATAACTATAATACTATTTATTATCATACCCAATTGATAGATTAGTGGAGCTAGCTAGTTGGACGTTGTAGTATTGATATAATATTATTTGCCAGAAGTTGTAATAAGTTAGTATTAGGGTTGCTTAGAAAATTATAGGCTATTTAATGGCATCTTTTTGCTCAAATTagaagaaaaaaggtcaaatttccacaaaaaaaagtaaaaatgtgtaGTAGCTCATTAAAGAATATAATTTATGTATAGCTTAAATGGCATAACACCTACTACATATTATACATATTATTAAATGTCTAAAAACTGTGTCATACCTCTACATAATTTGTTCTTGACATTATTCTAAGAATATTATTGGCTTTATTCTTTAAAGTCAGATGACAACCCCAGACAGCAATAAAAAAACCAAATAATAAATTAGGTTAAATCTCTATTGTAGGCAGGTATACAAACTAGTGTTGTTAGTCAATTAAGGAAGTGAATCTGATTAATAGTACGCTTtgtaattaattgcaatttatcTTATGTTATCTTATGTTGTATCTTATATGTTGATGATTTGAGAAAGATTGCATTGCTGGAAGATTTGAAGACACTAGTGTCTGAAAGGACATGTTTCTGAATGGCATCCAGACTTTCTTCTAGCTCTTGAAACAGAAGACAAGGTCTGTAGAATATGGAttttaacaattaaaacaaaaaaaaaaaaaaaaatctgaaacacagagaattttaacatgttttcacCAAAATCACAAAGTTACTTTAGCCAGTTGTGTGATGGCATCAGAGTGTGATAAATCAGCATCCGTTTAGTTTTTCAGAGTTCGTGCCGATCCTTGAAGAGTCTTAAGTCTTGGAATGCTTTATTTTAGCTGTGAAAGTTCTTAAATTACAGATGACACTTTGACTAAGACATGTCTGTATTCAGTCATTGTTTTCTGGCTACATTTAtacaattttaacccttttccaCATTGTTTGAAATCGACTGAGCAAACCTGCTCAATTGTGTTCTGACACATAACACTCTACAGTATACTGGTTAAATAGAGGCAATAAATGTTccaaaaataatatattttgcCCGATTATAACCCcccaaaaatcaaattttcttgaacttttcaatttttcaataaaagtatattaaataaaaaaatgtagccCTGGCCTGgtgtaatgaaaaatgttgcatgaCTTTCCTTTTAGAGCTTTTGCTACAAAAGTAGAATTACTCTTTTTCAGTTCAGGtcttcaaaaggtcaaaaagtcTTATCTTTTACCTGTGACAGGTCTTAAATTATAGATGGCACTTTGActataatgtgtttttatgcagtcaccatttttatacatttatacattttatacaTTGGAATCTGCTAAGCAAATCTGCTAAATCATGTTCTGATTAAAATCACTCTAGAGTATATTGATTAAATAGAGGAATTATGTGCCAAAATTCATATAATTTATTTAGGCAGATTATaaccaaaaaaatctatttttcctGTACCATTtggcatttcataaaaagtgaaTTGAACCAGAAAATTCAGCACTGGCTGGGTGTAAAGAaaaattgcatgtttttccttttagaCCTTTTGCTGCATATTCAggtcttaaaatgtttaaatttgaatgttttaagtGTGCAGGAACCCTGTCAGTAGTCGGGATCTAAAACAAAAGCTCTGGTCAAGTGTTAAAAAGATCTGAGATCCAAAGAGATGTTGTATGTAAAgtctgatttgaaaaaaaggttttgtaaGGTAAACTAAAAGTTGTAGCTAACTAATATTTTTAACTCTCTCTGACAGGTTGTTCCACATTTCCTGTAACTGTAACTGGATTTGTCCAGAATTTCTTAAAGTTGGTAAGTactgtttaaaagttttaataaaCTCCGTATGTATAAGTAGGCTTTAACCTGTCTAAGGGGTCTCCTGTTCCTCTGCACTGAGGGATGGCTCCCTTGAagaggtgagagagagggggaggagagggagggggctGAGAGATGTTTTACTGGGAGGAgtaggagggaggagggggtcGTCCTGGGAGGGAACAGAGGGGTGTGGAGGGCTGAGTTTAAAAAGGCAGCCAGCGCCAACAGTCAGtcactctcacacacagtcAGACCTCTCCTCACACTCACAGCAGCAGTGATCTCAGCAGAACTACGATCCTCTCACATCCACTGGAGCTTTGGATCTGTACGGGACTGTATTTAAGGATTGTTTTAAAGATCTTTTTGCAACATGGAGGCCACCACTGGGGAATATCTTGATAACTATGACTACTATGATGACAATGAGACTGCCTGTGACTTCTCGGAGTGGGAGCCTTCATACTCCCTCATCCCTGTCCTCTACATGCTCATCTTCATCCTGGGCCTGTCGGGTAACGGTGTGGTCATCTTCACTGTGTGGAGGTCCAAATCTAAACGCCGTGCTGCAGATGTCTACATAGGAAACCTGGCCCTGGCTGACCTCACCTTCGTTGTGACCTTACCTCTGTGGGCTGTCTACACAGCGCTGGGCTACCACTGGCCCTTTGGTGTGGCTCTGTGTAAAATCAGCAGCTATGTCGTTTTGGTGAACATGTATGCCAGCGTCTTCTGCCTCACCTGTTTGAGCTTTGACCGCTACCTGGCCATAGTGCACTCTCTGTCCAGCAGTCGGCTGCGCTCTCGGGGGACCATGCTGGCCTCCTTGGGTGCTATCTGGTTCCTGTCTGGGCTGCTTGCGATGCCCACGCTGCTCTTCCGCACCACCGTGAATGACCAAACAAGCAACCGCACCACCTGCGCCATGGACTTCAGCTTAGTCACCCTGAACCAGAGGCATGAGTACCTCTGGATTGCCGGGctcagcctctcctcctccgcCCTGGGTTTCCTCCTGCCTTTCTTAGCCATGACCATCTTCTACTGCTTCATCGGCTGCACCGTCACACGCCATTTCAACAACCTGCGCAAAGAGGACCAGAAGAAGAAGCGTCTCCTAAAGATCATCACGACACTGGTGGTGGTTTTTGCAATCTGCTGGACTCCCTTCCACGTCTTGAAGAGCATGGATGCACTCTCCTACCTGAACTTAGCCCCGAGCTCCTGCGGCTTCCTTCGCTTCCTGCTGCTGGCTCACCCCTATGCCACCTGCCTCGCCTATGTTAACAGCTGCCTCAACCCGTTCCTGTACGCCTTCTTCGACTTGCGCTTCCGTTCCCAGTGCCTGTGTCTGCTCAACCTGAAGAAGGCCATGCACGGCCAGATGAGCTCCATGTCGTCCACGCTCAGCGCCCAGACTCAGAAGTCGGAGATTCAGTCTCTGGCCACAAAGGtgtagagaaaaagaggaatGGTGGAGCGATACTGCAGGCCGGTTTTAGCTCCCACCACTGGAACACTTGTAAAAAAAGACTTAAGGTGTCCGTATTTCAAAAGCTGGTAAGAAGAGATGATGAACTTTAAATTGTCACTGCTCACAGTAATGAAATCAATAAAGAAGTGGACGCCTTGTAAAGTTTTCTGGACTTGAAGCTAGAGCCAGCTGGCTGAGCTCTTTAGCTACTTAAATtctcagagaaaaatgtttatttttgttctttctgCTCTGCAAACCTTCTCATTTCTACCACGAAAACACACACTGATTACGGGAATTAAGACTCAATTTACATGCGAATCTGTTTACACTGGAAGAAGCATAAAGCTGTACAGTATTTTCATACCATAGCCTTTTTTCTTGttcagatttattgatgttttgttttagaagcacttgttaaataaatgaaaatgtgagcAGGGAAATCCAACCAAGCAGATGCAGTGTCTTTAAAAAGCTGGTTGTTTGTGAAGGTAGAAGCCTGAGCTGCAGGGGGGAGAAGGGGGGGAGTCGTAAGGGGAGAAAAGGTGTTGCAGCTTAATTATATAGTTTGCAGAGAGGAGACGGGGGGCAGACAGGCAGATGGCAGTTGacaaatgttgctggggagcaGGAGCGGCGTGGGTGGGGCAGAGGGTGGAGGGGGTTTCGCGCTGAAGTCACGGCACTAAAGGGGACAAagaaactgtaaataaatgttcTGATTTGATGcatatatgttttattttttgacatcaCTGTAACTAACTACTGTATTAAAGATGTGATCTATAAACCAGATCTCTTAGATTCATTCTGAGTGTGTGTGAAAGTTTGACTAACAGCTTtgataaaaggtgaaaaaagctaacatagcagGTCTTTTGAACTCTGACTCATTCATTAAACCTTCAGTTTCACATCAGTTTCATTACACCATCATGTTATCTCAGAGTTAAGTATCTCCTGAGGGTAAAAGCTTTGTTATGAATGTTCTGCATTTGGTTTACACCTCAAGACTAATAGATCTCTAATCTCTATTGATTCACGGTCACTATCCAGACTGTAACTGGATTATGCAAAGTAACAATCAACTTGAAAGTGTGTATTCAATACTTAGCTGTGATTACCATCTGATGTAGTTCTTAAAATATTTGAAGAAGCACTGCGGTGGGTTAAAaactaaatgtgttttatttttcatttgctGCCTAGCTGTAAGTGGTAGATGCAGTCAGCCTTTAAGTCTGAGTCATTTTGAAGTTCCTGTCATAAAAAGGTATGTTTTTGTCTTCAAGTGTTGCAGAGTGCCTTCTTCTTTAGATCTATGTTGAGTCTTGTGCTGTCACAGCACCTGAATTTTGAGATTTGATATCACACAAGTAAAAATTTAAAGATATCAATACCTGTTTCAATGCACAGCAACACCAAGTATGGGCAGTATGTTATTCATTATAAAAAATCGCTGTGCCTGTGGACTGATTAAATTGCATAAAACATTGGCAGTGTTTTGCTACAGAAacattgccaatgtttttgtgctgtcAAGACAGTGTGCAAGAGTTTGCCAGCAGTATTTTGTGGATCAGTTCCTCTTCTGCTCGACTGAAATAGATCAATGGTTCCCAAAAGGTGTGCTGTGGCAAACTGGCGTGCCTTCTGGCAAGTCTAAATGTGCTTTGGGGATTTGAACAACCCTATGCTATTTCTACTGCTACACAGATACTAAAGATACTGAAGCTTGTGAtgaaaaagccattttttataGACATACATGTGCTGTGCCTTCAGATTTTGGCTTGTTCTCATGTTTGACTGGGACAAAAAAGTTCTAAAACCACAGAAATACATGTAATTTAAAGTTGCAGTACTTTTTTATAGATTCAAGTAAGATTTATTGTAATAATTACAGGTGCACAGTTTTGAATGTTTGCTCATATCTGATATGGCTATATTTCCAAACTGATTTTAACCAATATTAATACCAATACTTAAAACTTTAATCCTTAAAATATGCTAAAGTtaaaagaatgaggatgaacaaaacAAGAGACTTCGCCTAAAACTTCACATATGTATTCACATACAGCTGATATGTACAACCGATACTTTGACTGTAAACATTATACCTGCTGATAACAATTTCATACTTGTACAAAccaatttttaaagtttcagtccaaaacaattttgatgttttatgcaGTTTAGATAGTAAGCAGGagtttttctgcaattttgGATCATTTCAGTCCTCTGTTATGCATCTCTATTACAGTATAGATGTAGTTTTTTTAAGTTCTGGTAATTTTTCATACCATGgatcattaaaacaacagagattgtaccattttaacacattgttTTGAACAGTCGGAATATTTTGGCAATCTTAGTTGTGTTtctgtatatgtatgtatattaAAGAGCCTATAACAGCCTAAAATAGCCCACAAACAAATTGAAAAGTGACTGTTTGAAGCTCCTGGAAGGAGGCAACATCCAGTCTGCTTTACTTTAGTAAGTCAAATACGAAGTGCCTTTAATTCATGTGAAACAATGTTATTTACCATCACAAAAAGACTGTCAGCATGTATTCAGGACTATCTATCCACAGGAGGTAAAGCCAACGAGAGCCCACATGTTCACTGAATAATAGGGTCATTACCAACGAGTGACTCTTCTGAGGGATCCTTTGATTTGACAGTAATGAGCTCTGTTGGACATAATCGCCGTTTAGAGATGGCGGCAGTGGGGGGGAAGTGGGGCTCTAATCCTGGCAAGAAGTTGGGCCATGGAACAAGTCAATATTTGTCCCCGCTGACAAGAGATTGCAGTTAGAGCGGTGGTCGGGGTGCAGGGCGGGGCCGCGCTGAGAGAAGGGGGGATTCTAAGTGCAGATGCTCCAACACACTGGGCAGAGGAGTTTGCGGGAAAACAGAAATAAGAGAATCTGTAGATGAGGTGAGGGAGGGAAAATCGCACATACTCGAGTTTGCTTTGCATCATATTTTAAAGTAACAACATATGGGGAACGGTAAGAATGTGAAGCCACATGATTCATCTTGTCTTAGTGTGTGAGAGATCATATGTTACTTATTGTCCATCCTGGCGAAATGGAAGATTTGGCGGCGGCAGAGCTGGAACGAGATCACAGGATGGTTCAGTGTGATGTATGTGAGGGCTTCACCTTGTTCATCACAGACGGACAGTATAAGCATTACTTAAACACACAGTTAGTCTTCATATAGTTCAGCTGGAAAGATTTATAAGTGGAGATTTTTATGGTAGTTTGAGTGCAATAAGTTCATTTATACAACAGTTAGCTCAGACCGAGTAATCTGGTTGGACAGGAGGCATTTCAGTGCAGATATAGAAAAGAATGCCACTACAATGGGACTTTTCATCTGTGTACTATTCAGTCGCTGCCAGGTGTTTTAAATACTGATAAAGAATTCAGCAGAGGTTGTTTACACAGCCTCACACAGGCCAACAAAATAACTGTTAACAGACTCATTTAATGGTTTCAAACATATGGATAAATGAACAGAATTTAGAGAAGCTGATGCATGAAATATATAAAGTAGAAACAGTGCATAAGGATTTTTATGTGTTGCTTTGCAACAGACCAGATCCAATAAAGTTCTGGAGCTATATCTGTAGGTAGAGCTACATGAATGATGaagtaaacaaaacaaagtaaatCATTGTTTCTTAATAATTGTACTAAAACATGCAGCCAATCAAAAGACACATCCGATTGATTTAATTGCAGAATCTTCTTAGTGTtaatttgttttgcagcagatGTCTACACAAGCAATGTAcactataaataaaaacagaaggcCAAAATACTTGCATGCTATAAAACACCTAAGGATTTCATCATGGTAGATGTGTGGTGAGATATGAGTCCCAATGTGTACAATGGCAACAATGCCtacagtttgtttaaaaaacctAACGGATTATACAACAAATGACCTCAGATGTCTGTTTGATTTGGCCTTCCTGGTAAACCTCCTCCCATTGGCAGGAGTCTAAACTCTAACAGTGTGGTAAGGGTCTTCCTGGATTGTATTTACCTTGTGTGTGGCAAATGACGTGATAAACATGGCCTGGATCATTGAGGTTAATGACAACAATCTTTTGGCAAAAGGGTAAATCAAATTCAAGGTTGTGTATACTAAATACCAGCACACTGTGATTATCTCTGGCACTCAGTCTGTGGTCTTGTTCCTATGATTGTTACACAGCTGTGGTGGTATCCAAGTTATCGTTACTCCCTCTTGTGTATTTTCGCTCtactgctgtattttttgttgACTGTCCACTTTCTATACAAAACTCACAGAACTAATTTAGGGGATGTGGACCAAAACTTATCAGGGACTTTTCAACTAAACTGCATTTCATGAtatatttggatgtttttttatctACAAAGAAATATCAAAAACAGTCACTTCTAAGTCAAATCCACGTAGATCAAATGCAAAATGTCACACTGACACTTTTATGAACAGCTCGCTGCTTAGTGTCAACATGGACAGGGGAAATTACATCAAAATAAACTACTACTGCTACCACTTGAATGCTTCGTCCAGTCTAGTACTAGTGAGTTCACATGAATTTGTACGTAAAGACGAACATCAAGGCACACAGCGGGATGTTCACCATGCGCTACAGCAACACATCTGTTTAGAAGATATTATGAATCATCCATAAAAGCCGTAAgctgtggagaggacaggaggTCAGACCAGCAGCCAGTGAAAAGTCCCGATGCGCTGGAAAAAGTCCTGGTACGCTGAGGGCTAAAATCTAGAAATGGCGGTACTGCATGCCGGTGTTCTGataatttctgctgctttatcAAGAAatgcttctgcagcatgaaaagaaagaagagtCTAGCCCTAACCCTCACCCTCACCTTAGCCTTTTACGCTTGTGCAAAGTAGCACATTTCAATAGGTTAGTTGAAAAACACCACCCCACTTACACCCctggttttaaacttttaaagtgcAGCCTTCTTAGCAGCTAACATGACTGATTTAGACTAAAGGCCAcctaaaaaaactcaaagacttAAGTATTGTTTGAAAACAAGCACTTTAAACTTGTTTtctaaaaaacatgaaatttgaaCATTTTCGAAAATCTTTATATCTCACCCTCTGGagcagaatcagctttatttaacAAGTATGCTAACACAACAAAGACTTTAACTCTGGTTAgccataaatataaaaaataaaaaataaatgaaactgaaaacgttgaaaaaaataagatttaaatatgtacaaatcCTTGTGAGGTATTTAAACTAGTGAAtacaagtctgtgtgcattgatagtGTGGTTGTAATATGTGCAAGGGGTGAAAGGATGATGAATAgacattaagattaaaaaatatgcaAGTATGTGGCCAGATTAACATGAAGAAGTTAAAATAGTTTAGATAACTTACATTAACTATtccaaatgtgcatatgaggtgaggcgtTTTATCGCAGtgaaagcagtaaaaagttAGTGCAGGATAGTTGAATAAACAAGGCGATGGTGCTTGTGAAATAAAAGATATAAGGCAGATAGAGacatgagataaaaacaagctgaaggctTAAACGTTAAGTGTAAATCTTTAAATATGGCCCAAAGTTTATTAACAATATTTAAACTAATCAGCAAATACTCCAAAGACTCAGTGCAGTATCATTCTTGTGATGTTCTCCTCTTATTAATTGTTGTCTAAATTTGCTGCTATAGTTAGCCTCTGTAACAATTAGGTCCAAAACCATCATCTGTGTCACTGCTTACCTTTAAGAAAACTTTTTCATCCATCAGCTTTACCATGTGGAgactaaaaacagctgaaggcaACACATGTTTTAATCCCATACTCCTTGCACAAATCAAATCATGTTGCTTTTTATTGTTATATGTTATAAAACAGTAAGGTCATCGAAAACGTTCGGTCTTAAAGGTGTAAAAACACaagagctgcagccagtctAAATGGCGTCATGTTATTTCTCCCTTGTTGACAAATCAAAGCCAAGAAGGGGTGAAACCTCTGATATCAACCTTATAAACAACAAtgatggatgataaatta
The Cheilinus undulatus linkage group 5, ASM1832078v1, whole genome shotgun sequence DNA segment above includes these coding regions:
- the LOC121510495 gene encoding apelin receptor A, whose translation is MEATTGEYLDNYDYYDDNETACDFSEWEPSYSLIPVLYMLIFILGLSGNGVVIFTVWRSKSKRRAADVYIGNLALADLTFVVTLPLWAVYTALGYHWPFGVALCKISSYVVLVNMYASVFCLTCLSFDRYLAIVHSLSSSRLRSRGTMLASLGAIWFLSGLLAMPTLLFRTTVNDQTSNRTTCAMDFSLVTLNQRHEYLWIAGLSLSSSALGFLLPFLAMTIFYCFIGCTVTRHFNNLRKEDQKKKRLLKIITTLVVVFAICWTPFHVLKSMDALSYLNLAPSSCGFLRFLLLAHPYATCLAYVNSCLNPFLYAFFDLRFRSQCLCLLNLKKAMHGQMSSMSSTLSAQTQKSEIQSLATKV